In a single window of the Magnolia sinica isolate HGM2019 chromosome 7, MsV1, whole genome shotgun sequence genome:
- the LOC131250598 gene encoding uncharacterized protein LOC131250598: protein MGNSLPLCCIPVSKSTVKLVFFDGTTKILTGKLVAGELMFQFPDQIICHADSFYIGHPIPALSIDDELLKGETYFVLPIDPFANQVLSTKMLSTLSAATKRGAIGSRDQPFQYIKGNNGRMIIKVSTDFLIRIISGGGEQGCNTINSPLCSTPELQKHYKMLVGPKELLWSPKLETISEHMDRRMSPCHLLGFEW from the coding sequence atgggcaATTCACTCCCTCTATGTTGCATCCCTGTTTCGAAGTCCACGGTGAAGCTGGTATTCTTTGATGGCACCACGAAGATCCTCACAGGAAAGCTAGTAGCAGGCGAGCTCATGTTCCAATTTCCTGATCAGATCATCTGCCATGCTGATTCCTTCTACATCGGCCACCCGATCCCAGCACTGTCCATCGACGACGAGTTGCTAAAAGGTGAGACGTACTTCGTTCTTCCAATTGACCCATTTGCAAACCAGGTCTTGTCAACCAAGATGCTCTCGACGTTGTCTGCAGCTACCAAACGTGGCGCCATTGGCTCACGGGACCAGCCATTTCAGTACATCAAGGGAAACAATGGCCGGATGATTATCAAGGTTTCGACAGATTTCTTGATAAGAATAATCTCAGGAGGAGGTGAACAAGGGTGTAACACGATCAATAGCCCTTTATGTAGTACGCCGGAGCTGCAGAAGCATTACAAGatgctggtggggcccaaggagctGTTGTGGTCACCTAAGCTTGAGACTATTTCAGAGCATATGGACCGAAGGATGTCGCCATGTCACTTATTAGGGTTCGAGTGGTGA